Proteins found in one Oculatellaceae cyanobacterium genomic segment:
- a CDS encoding metal ABC transporter ATP-binding protein: MEPILEIKNLTCGYQQEPVFTKVNLKLYPGQLSGLVGPSGSGKSTLMKAILGLIHPWGGEIWFRGKKLAPGVAPLKVGYVPQVETVDWSFPVTAEEVVMMGRYQKKQLLPWASSSDRAAAKRLLSRLGVANVAHQPIGELSGGQQQRVFLARALVGQPDMVILDEPTSSSDLHVQHELLHLLADLNQEGLTILLSTHDLNSVATHLPWVVCFNHGIISQGQPIDVFTPATLEQTFGAEMVVFHQEDRILIASGMTTLRHQMKRNLPHILHKSQAVSD; encoded by the coding sequence GTGGAACCAATACTTGAAATTAAAAACCTCACCTGTGGCTATCAACAAGAGCCAGTATTTACAAAAGTCAATCTCAAGCTCTATCCTGGTCAACTTTCTGGGTTAGTTGGGCCATCAGGTAGTGGTAAAAGCACTTTGATGAAAGCAATTCTAGGCTTAATTCATCCTTGGGGCGGCGAAATTTGGTTCCGTGGTAAAAAATTAGCTCCAGGCGTTGCACCACTTAAAGTCGGTTATGTACCGCAGGTGGAAACAGTCGATTGGAGTTTTCCTGTTACTGCTGAAGAAGTAGTAATGATGGGGCGTTACCAGAAAAAACAACTTTTGCCTTGGGCTTCGTCAAGCGATCGCGCCGCCGCAAAAAGACTCCTGAGTCGCCTTGGAGTCGCTAATGTAGCCCATCAACCCATTGGCGAACTCTCTGGCGGACAACAGCAACGAGTTTTTCTAGCGCGGGCGCTTGTAGGGCAACCAGATATGGTTATTCTTGATGAGCCTACCAGTAGTTCAGATCTTCATGTTCAACATGAACTATTACACCTATTAGCAGATTTAAACCAGGAAGGATTAACAATTCTCCTTTCTACCCATGACCTAAATTCAGTAGCAACTCATCTACCCTGGGTAGTATGTTTCAATCACGGAATCATCTCTCAAGGTCAACCAATTGATGTTTTCACTCCTGCTACTTTGGAGCAGACATTTGGAGCAGAGATGGTAGTTTTTCATCAAGAAGACCGTATTTTGATTGCTAGTGGAATGACTACACTCCGGCATCAAATGAAACGTAATTTACCTCATA